One Helianthus annuus cultivar XRQ/B chromosome 7, HanXRQr2.0-SUNRISE, whole genome shotgun sequence genomic region harbors:
- the LOC110869283 gene encoding remorin, which yields MATEEATKVEAAPECPPVAIEKEDTKAVVAVEPHVHEEKPTDDSKALAIVEKPEEACEEKPKEGSINRDDVLARVVTEKKEALIKAWEESVKCIAENKAQQKLSSIQAWENSKKAELEAELKKIEEDLEIQKAKYIEKMKNKIVAIHKRAEEKRAITEAKCREEVLKAEEMAAKCRATGETPKKLLGWF from the exons ATGGCAACAGAAGAAGCCACAAAGGTTGAAGCAGCACCCGAGTGCCCGCCTGTGGCCATCGAGAAGGAGGATACGAAAGCTGTCGTGGCGGTTGAACCTCATGTTCATGAAGAAAAACCCACTGATGACTCTAAAGCTCTGGCTATCGTCGAAA AACCAGAAGAAGCTTGTGAGGAAAAACCTAAAGAGGGTTCTATCAACAGAG ATGATGTTCTTGCTAGAGTAGTGACAGAGAAGAAGGAGGCACTTATTAAAGCATGGGAAGAAAGTGTTAAGTGTATAGCTGAGAACAA AGCTCAACAGAAGCTATCTTCCATTCAAGCATGGGAAAACAGTAAGAAAGCCGAACTAGAAGCCGAGTTGAAGAAGATCGAG GAGGATTTGGAGATACAGAAGGCCAAATATATAGAAAAGATGAAGAACAAGATTGTTGCCATCCACAAAAGAGCAGAAGAGAAGAGGGCCATCACGGAAGCCAAATGTCGGGAAGAGGTTCTCAAGGCGGAGGAGATGGCGGCTAAGTGTCGGGCGACTGGCGAAACGCCGAAAAAACTCCTTGGATGGTTTTAG
- the LOC110869281 gene encoding low-temperature-induced 65 kDa protein: protein MESQLQQTHGAHGRHYDQDPLTGHDHNEDEHHGEKKSVMKKVKEKAKKIKNTITKHGHGHHHHDEEEDDDDDEEAVEDPEVHGAPMYDSARVGQGGLYANMAQPMERPPVLAEDRYTHPVTSHGEPQHISTSHNQTHGQEVNKEKWRGKIGQSVGMEEEPFAPNPGAPNPGVTDHTYGTRHVPEPAFNRGEGHDVNKGGLRGIVGKTTRMVPDPSAPKDSLSYGSDPSNYGTKVDNPMRTGGKEAELSHLEHSFDKMGIESEPKTLDSNHPENLPRDTLTGNPSGQSSTYANKISSSASAIADKAADVIASKLGYSDQNQTTKSHESVNTQGSATDYAHMITDKVTGTLAPVYEKVVDAGSSVISKVQGSVSGTGTGTGQPQVHRGSGTSSTMEKENVNVTDKGVSVKEHLVETLKPGEEDKALSDVITHALHRGKQEESGKKAGEDHRPMGVVTESVEVRRRLGTDQRKEQHHDDPGNVVADKNMSERLADAVGSFFGGKGDAPQRSTGTSYVTDEGLSSTPTGGKK, encoded by the exons ATGGAGTCACAGTTGCAGCAAACTCATGGCGCTCATGGCCGGCACTACGATCAGGACCCACTCACCG GTCATGATCACAATGAAGATGAACATCACGGGGAGAAGAAATCCGTGATGAAGAAGGTGAAAGAAAAGGCTaagaaaataaagaacacgatCACGAAGCATGGGCATGGTCACCATCACCATGATGAGGAagaggatgacgatgatgacgaAGAAGCGGTTGAGGACCCTGAAGTCCATGGTGCACCca TGTATGATTCGGCAAGGGTTGGGCAGGGTGGTCTATATGCAAATATGGCACAACCAATGGAAAGGCCACCCGTGTTGGCGGAGGACCGGTACACACACCCGGTGACTAGCCATGGTGAGCCACAACACATTTCTACTAGTCACAATCAAACACATGGCCAAGAGGTAAATAAAGAAAAatggaggggtaaaattggacaATCAGTTGGGATGGAGGAGGAACCGTTTGCACCTAACCCCGGTGCACCTAACCCCGGTGTCACTGATCATACATATG GAACGAGACATGTACCCGAGCCTGCTTTTAATCGCGGTGAAGGTCATGATGTGAACAAGGGAGGGTTGAGGGGTATTGTTGGGAAAACGACGAGGATGGTCCCGGATCCTAGTGCGCCAAAAGATTCGTTAAGTTATGGTTCGGATCCTTCGAATTATGGGACTAAAGTGGATAACCCAATGCGTACAG GTGGGAAAGAAGCAGAACTCTCGCACCTTGAACATTCATTCGACAAAATGGGCATTGAATCCGAACCCAAAACCTTAGATTCCAACCACCCTGAAAATCTACCACGTGACACCCTCACCGGAAACCCGTCAGGCCAGAGTAGCACCTACGCCAATAAAATATCATCCTCCGCTTCAGCCATAGCTGATAAAGCCGCAGACGTCATTGCCTCCAAACTCGGTTACTCAGACCAAAACCAAACTACCAAATCGCACGAATCCGTCAACACCCAAGGCTCGGCAACAGATTATGCACACATGATTACGGACAAGGTTACAGGGACGTTGGCACCCGTTTACGAGAAAGTGGTGGATGCAGGAAGCTCGGTGATATCGAAAGTGCAAGGAAGCGTGTCCGGAACCGGAACCGGAACCGGGCAGCCGCAAGTACACCGAGGTTCGGGAACTTCGTCAACGATGGAGAAAGAGAATGTGAATGTGACGGATAAGGGGGTGTCGGTTAAGGAGCATCTAGTGGAGACACTAAAACCAGGGGAAGAAGATAAGGCGTTGTCGGATGTGATAACGCACGCTCTCCATCGAGGAAAGCAGGAAGAGTCCGGGAAGAAAGCGGGCGAGGATCATAGACCGATGGGAGTAGTGACGGAATCGGTGGAAGTTCGACGTCGGTTGGGGACTGATCAGCGTAAAGAACAACATCATGATGATCCGGGCAATGTGGTTGCGGATAAAAATATGAGCGAGCGGTTGGCAGACGCGGTGGGTTCCTTTTTTGGTGGGAAAGGGGATGCACCACAAAGAAGTACCGGAACTTCATATG TGACAGATGAAGGTTTGTCGAGTACTCCGACTGGGGGTAAGAAATAG
- the LOC118479306 gene encoding actin-depolymerizing factor 12-like, protein MAVHDDCKLRFQELKAKRNYRFVTFKIEDQQVTIDKIGGPNETYDDFTNSLPVNECRYAVFDFDFTTDENVQKSKIFFITWCPDTSKVRMKMVYASSKDRFKRELDGIQVELQATDPSEMSLDIVKSRAI, encoded by the exons ATGGCTGTTCATGATGATTGCAAGCTGCGGTTCCAGGAGTTAAAAGCCAAACGAAACTACCGATTTGTCACCTTCAAGATCGAGGACCAACAAGTGACCATCGACAAGATCGGCGGTCCCAACGAAACCTACGACGATTTCACAAACTCTCTTCCCGTCAATGAATGTCGCTATGCCGTCTTTGACTTCGACTTCACAACCGATGAAAACGTTCAAAAAAGCAAGATTTTCTTCATTACATG GTGTCCAGACACATCAAAAGTGAGAATGAAGATGGTATATGCGAGTTCCAAAGACCGATTCAAGCGAGAATTGGATGGTATTCAGGTCGAGTTGCAAGCGACAGATCCTAGCGAAATGAGCCTCGACATTGTAAAATCACGCGCAATTTAA
- the LOC110869282 gene encoding uncharacterized protein C683.02c, which yields MVCKRQKLARKKFKQEHPELFVKPEPTAPKDPNKKKKKNSKFKRKKSDPNDPSKPKRSSSKKHPLRIPGMRPGDTCFICKADNHIAKNCPEKAQWEKHKICLLCRQRGHSLKNCPDKNEENIDKKLCYNCGEFGHSLASCLQPLQDGGTKYATCFVCKQEGHISKDCPKNAHGIYPKGGCCKICSGVTHLAKDCPNKSARGSSMSNEGNNRPSRIESMARGQVTKFSSGDDLEDDFTMIDDGKEKNKSVVKADTASNEPNVKSKKKQGTKVVNFVG from the exons ATGGTGTGCAAACGGCAGAAATTAGCTCGCAAAAAATTCAAGCAAGAGCACCCGGAACTCTTCGTCAAACCCGAGCCAACAGCCCCAAAGGACCCGaataagaagaagaaaaagaatagcaagttcaagcGCAAGAAATCGGATCCCAATGACCCGAGTAAACCCAAAAGATCCAGTAGCAAAAAACACCCGCTTAGAATACCCGGAATGAGACCCGGTGATACCTGTTTTATTTGTAAAGCTGATAATCATATTGCCAAAAATTGCCCAGAAAAAGCCCAATGGGAAAAACACAAg ATATGTTTGTTATGCAGGCAGCGCGGTCACAGTCTCAAGAATTGCCCGGACAAGAATGAGGAGAACATTGACAAGAAGTTATGTTATAATTGTGGAGAATTTGGGCATTCTCTTGCTTCATGCCTCCAGCCTCTTCAAGATG GAGGAACAAAATATGCAACTTGCTTTGTTTGTAAACAAGAAGGACATATAAGTAAGGATTGCCCTAAAAATGCGCATGGAATTTATCCTAAG GGTGGTTGTTGCAAAATATGTAGTGGTGTAACGCATTTGGCGAAAGATTGTCCAAACAAAAGCGCTAGAGGTTCTAGCATGTCCAATGAGGGTAACAATAGAC CATCTAGAATAGAAAGTATGGCGAGAGGGCAGGTGACTAAATTTTCGAGCGGTGATGATCTTGAAGACGATTTCACAATGATAGATGATGGTAAAGAGAAGAATAAGTCTGTGGTGAAAGCTGATACTGCTTCTAACGAACCGAATGTAAAATCAAAGAAGAAACAAGGGACCAAAGTGGTTAACTTTGTCGGTTAA
- the LOC110869280 gene encoding uncharacterized protein LOC110869280 isoform X2, with product MVEAKGNIVCENLNKDSCAFAVSSSGKRCVLEKNVRRSGKEVFVCTTSQIDTDQVTNWIESDRCLKACGLDRNVLGISSDSLLDSNFMQKLCSTQCYTGCPNIVDLYFNLAVGEGVYLPSLCQTDGDNKRRGMSEIRSSGNVAPGPTVPAKLMVDVSPAMAPSPTGPF from the exons ATGGTGGAAGCCAAAG GTAACATCGTGTGTGAAAACTTGAACAAGGATTCATGTGCATTTGCGGTTTCATCAAGTGGGAAACGATGTGTGCTTGAGAAAAATGTCCGAAGGAGTGGGAAAGAGGTGTTTGTTTGCACTACCTCACAAATTGATACTGATCAAGTCACAAACTGGATCGAAAGTGACCGTTGCCTAAAGGCATGTGGGCTTGACCGTAATGTTCTTGGGATCTCTTCTGACTCCCTTCTCGACTCCAACTTCATGCAAAAACTTTGCTCAACTCAATGTTACACTGGTTGCCCCAACATTGTTGATCTATATTTTAATCTTGCTGTGGGTGAAg GTGTATATTTGCCGAGCCTATGCCAAACTGATGGAGATAACAAAAGAAGAGGGATGAGTGAGATCAGGAGCTCTGGCAATGTTGCGCCTGGACCAACCGTGCCTGCAAAACTTATGGTTGACGTTTCCCCGGCCATGGCCCCATCTCCCACCGGTCCCTTTTAG
- the LOC110869280 gene encoding uncharacterized protein LOC110869280 isoform X1, which produces MNSFYFLKSLLVCALIFAFSVEATLGNIVCENLNKDSCAFAVSSSGKRCVLEKNVRRSGKEVFVCTTSQIDTDQVTNWIESDRCLKACGLDRNVLGISSDSLLDSNFMQKLCSTQCYTGCPNIVDLYFNLAVGEGVYLPSLCQTDGDNKRRGMSEIRSSGNVAPGPTVPAKLMVDVSPAMAPSPTGPF; this is translated from the exons ATGAATTCGTTCTATTTCCTTAAGTCTCTTTTGGTTTGTGCTCTTATTTTCGCCTTCTCGGTTGAAGCCACACTAG GTAACATCGTGTGTGAAAACTTGAACAAGGATTCATGTGCATTTGCGGTTTCATCAAGTGGGAAACGATGTGTGCTTGAGAAAAATGTCCGAAGGAGTGGGAAAGAGGTGTTTGTTTGCACTACCTCACAAATTGATACTGATCAAGTCACAAACTGGATCGAAAGTGACCGTTGCCTAAAGGCATGTGGGCTTGACCGTAATGTTCTTGGGATCTCTTCTGACTCCCTTCTCGACTCCAACTTCATGCAAAAACTTTGCTCAACTCAATGTTACACTGGTTGCCCCAACATTGTTGATCTATATTTTAATCTTGCTGTGGGTGAAg GTGTATATTTGCCGAGCCTATGCCAAACTGATGGAGATAACAAAAGAAGAGGGATGAGTGAGATCAGGAGCTCTGGCAATGTTGCGCCTGGACCAACCGTGCCTGCAAAACTTATGGTTGACGTTTCCCCGGCCATGGCCCCATCTCCCACCGGTCCCTTTTAG